TGTGAGATTCATGAAGTACCTTTTGTCTCTTAGGATCGTGTGGCTTGTGCCACTGTCCACCACAAGTACAttcatctcatcattcatttctataaataaaatttctagaCTTTAGagactttaaaattttcattaatgtaaatgtcatttcataaagtaaaaacaccaaatcaaacacataaagcaataagacaatgtgattcgaaaaaCTAGTCCTTTAGACAGTCAGACGTCTCAAAATCCATTTGGTCATCTTTGCTGTCCCTGTCGgattcattgtcagcatcatatCCCTTGTCATCTTGACCGTTCTCTTGGATCATATTTGCCTCCGGATTCTTGTTCTTgatactctcttgatagagttcGCACAAGTGCTTTGGAGTTCTACAGTTCTTGGCCCAGTGATTGTCCATCCCGCATCTGTGACATAAAGACttggacgtgtaagatggtttggatatgccacctcgtCCACGGCCATAACTCCCTCGGCCCTGaccgtaattggaaccacgaccacggttatggTGGTTTCCCCTTCGGCCGGCTGAGTAGTTATCTCTACCGTTATGATTGTCACGTCTACGTCCCCTGTACCCACCACGGCCTTGACCGTATGGTTTCCTGTTGTCTTGGGCGTAGTTGGTTTCTTTGGGATATTTCCTTTCCACATCATGGGCTTCGGGTAATGGTGCTGTCCCGACCGGCCTTGCTC
This region of Brassica napus cultivar Da-Ae unplaced genomic scaffold, Da-Ae ScsIHWf_328;HRSCAF=522, whole genome shotgun sequence genomic DNA includes:
- the LOC125603404 gene encoding uncharacterized protein LOC125603404; this translates as MRHHLIEGLKDQYMTIESPLDLWNALKHRYDHQKMVLLPKARHDWMHLRFMDFKSVDEYNSALFKIVSILRLCGEEVSDVMMLEKTYTTFNQSNSVLQQQYRTKAPLPEAHDVERKYPKETNYAQDNRKPYGQGRGGYRGRRRDNHNGRDNYSAGRRGNHHNRGRGSNYGQGRGSYGRGRGGISKPSYTSKSLCHRCGMDNHWAKNCRTPKHLCELYQESIKNKNPEANMIQENGQDDKGYDADNESDRDSKDDQMDFETSDCLKD